In Candidatus Promineifilum breve, one genomic interval encodes:
- a CDS encoding putative immunity protein, whose translation MKTDKPKSKRGVLIIFRDERIAPLVGVTDHKLLGIWAKNCAERVLPYFEAQFPADDRPRRALEALQAWTDTGKFSMAVIRKASLDAHAAAREVGEDNPARSAARAAGQAVATAHGRGHAGGAAMYALQAIHRATAAEESEDAIAQEREWQYAQLVRLREGV comes from the coding sequence ATGAAAACCGATAAACCAAAAAGCAAGCGCGGCGTTTTGATCATCTTTCGGGATGAGCGAATTGCTCCGCTGGTCGGCGTTACCGATCACAAACTTCTCGGCATCTGGGCCAAAAATTGCGCCGAGCGGGTGCTGCCCTACTTCGAGGCGCAATTTCCGGCGGATGATCGGCCGAGGCGGGCCTTGGAAGCGCTTCAGGCGTGGACCGATACCGGGAAATTCAGCATGGCCGTCATTCGCAAGGCATCATTGGACGCCCATGCCGCCGCCCGCGAGGTGGGCGAGGACAATCCGGCGCGCTCGGCGGCCCGCGCTGCCGGGCAGGCCGTCGCCACGGCTCATGGGCGCGGCCATGCCGGCGGCGCGGCCATGTATGCGTTGCAGGCGATCCATCGGGCCACGGCCGCTGAAGAGAGCGAGGACGCCATCGCCCAGGAACGGGAGTGGCAATACGCGCAATTGGTGAGATTGAGAGAGGGGGTGTAG
- a CDS encoding 2-oxoglutarate dehydrogenase E1 component produces MDFWQEFHGPNAGYVLELYDRFRADPTSVDPALRAAFERWSPPADGLPSAPAATSPAPPAGPSADKIMGAVNLANAIREYGHLAAAIDPLGLADPPGDPALHPSAHGLSDADLRALPAALIGGPFGGAADAHAAITQLRGIYSATIGYDYDHIRLPEERAWLREAAETRRFRPPNDPLDPRRLLEQLTKVEAFEQFLHRIFPGKTRFSVEGLDMMVPMLDVMLNEAAEAGIYTILIGMAHRGRLNVLAHILNKSYAEILQEFRDTAGEEYGAREYLGWTGDVKYHAGASRAMSNGDMVDLVVTMAPNPSHLEHVNPVIAGMARAAGSRVDQPGRPFFDPHVVLPITIHGDAAFPGQGIVAETLNLQRLRGYRVGGTIHVIANNQIGFTTSQWESRSTLYASDLAKGFKAPIVHVNADDPEACVEVARLACAYRREFHTDFVIDLVGYRRYGHNEGDEPRFTQPQMYSRVDKHPTTRRLWATALAERGDITADQGDRMLKEQLDTLNEIFQALPPEPAAALEPQLPPPPAGAARQARTAVAADKLIALNEALLRYPPGFTLNKKLARTLERRRDILADPDAATIDWATAETLAFASILADGVAVRLTGEDVERGTFSQRHALLRDDTTGAVHIPLQQIPQARAAFEVRNSPLSEAGVIGFEYGYSIQAPERLVVWEAQYGDFINTAQAIIDAYVTSGNAKWELKSSLVLLLPHGYEGQGPDHSTGRLERFLQAAAETNIRVANATTAAQYFHLLRRQAELLTSDPLPLIVMTPKSLLRNPLIYSALRELAEGRWQPVIDDAQAAADPAAVRRIILCSGKVYVDMIADSRRAARPDIALARVEQLYPFPAAEVTAILQAYPGATEVVWLQEEPANAGAWDFIHPRLQRLLDDAVPLRLIARPRRAAPAEGSMGMHSLHQKTLLDRAYELADEVSE; encoded by the coding sequence ATGGATTTTTGGCAGGAGTTCCACGGCCCCAACGCCGGCTACGTTCTCGAACTTTACGACCGCTTTCGCGCCGACCCCACCAGCGTTGATCCGGCCCTGCGCGCCGCCTTCGAGCGCTGGTCGCCGCCGGCCGATGGCCTTCCCAGCGCGCCCGCGGCCACCTCGCCCGCCCCGCCCGCCGGCCCCTCGGCCGACAAGATCATGGGCGCGGTCAACCTGGCCAATGCCATACGCGAATATGGTCATCTGGCCGCCGCCATCGATCCCTTGGGCCTGGCCGACCCGCCCGGCGATCCGGCGCTGCACCCGTCGGCCCACGGCCTCAGTGACGCCGATTTGCGCGCCCTGCCGGCGGCGCTGATCGGCGGCCCCTTTGGCGGCGCGGCCGACGCCCACGCCGCCATCACCCAGTTGCGCGGTATCTACTCCGCCACCATCGGCTACGATTACGACCACATCCGCCTGCCCGAAGAACGCGCCTGGCTGCGCGAGGCGGCCGAAACTCGCCGCTTCCGCCCCCCCAACGACCCGCTCGACCCACGCCGCCTGCTGGAACAGCTGACCAAAGTCGAAGCGTTCGAGCAATTCCTGCACCGCATCTTCCCCGGCAAGACGCGCTTTTCCGTCGAGGGACTGGACATGATGGTGCCCATGCTCGACGTGATGCTGAACGAAGCGGCCGAAGCGGGCATCTATACCATCCTAATCGGCATGGCCCATCGCGGCCGGCTGAACGTGCTGGCCCACATTCTCAACAAATCCTACGCCGAAATCCTGCAAGAGTTCCGCGACACGGCCGGCGAAGAGTACGGCGCGCGCGAATATCTGGGCTGGACGGGCGACGTGAAGTACCACGCGGGAGCCAGTCGCGCCATGAGCAACGGCGACATGGTCGATCTGGTGGTGACGATGGCCCCCAATCCCAGCCATCTGGAGCACGTCAATCCGGTCATCGCCGGGATGGCCCGCGCCGCCGGCAGCCGCGTCGACCAGCCGGGCCGGCCTTTTTTCGATCCCCACGTCGTCCTGCCCATCACCATCCACGGCGACGCCGCCTTCCCCGGCCAGGGCATCGTGGCCGAAACGCTCAATCTGCAACGGCTGCGCGGCTACCGTGTCGGCGGCACGATCCATGTCATCGCCAACAACCAGATCGGCTTCACCACTTCGCAATGGGAAAGCCGCAGTACGCTCTATGCCAGTGACCTGGCGAAAGGGTTTAAGGCTCCCATCGTCCACGTCAATGCCGATGACCCCGAAGCCTGCGTCGAGGTGGCCCGCCTGGCCTGCGCCTACCGCCGCGAATTCCACACCGATTTCGTCATCGATCTCGTCGGCTACCGGCGCTACGGCCACAACGAAGGGGACGAGCCGCGCTTCACCCAGCCGCAAATGTACAGCCGTGTGGATAAGCACCCCACCACGCGCCGCCTGTGGGCCACGGCGCTGGCGGAACGGGGTGACATCACCGCCGACCAGGGGGACAGGATGCTCAAGGAGCAACTGGACACCCTGAACGAAATCTTCCAGGCGCTGCCGCCCGAACCGGCCGCCGCCCTGGAGCCGCAGTTGCCGCCGCCGCCGGCCGGGGCGGCCCGTCAGGCGCGCACCGCCGTGGCCGCCGACAAGCTCATCGCCCTGAACGAGGCGTTGCTGCGCTATCCGCCCGGCTTCACCCTCAACAAGAAGCTGGCCCGCACGCTGGAGCGGCGGCGCGACATCCTGGCCGACCCGGACGCGGCGACCATCGACTGGGCCACGGCCGAAACGCTGGCCTTCGCCTCCATCCTGGCGGACGGTGTGGCCGTCCGTCTGACCGGCGAGGACGTGGAACGCGGCACCTTCAGCCAGCGCCACGCCCTGCTGCGCGACGACACCACTGGCGCGGTTCACATCCCCCTGCAACAAATCCCTCAGGCGCGGGCGGCCTTCGAGGTGCGCAATAGCCCCCTCTCGGAAGCGGGCGTCATCGGCTTCGAGTACGGCTACAGCATCCAGGCCCCGGAGCGGCTGGTGGTCTGGGAAGCGCAATACGGCGACTTCATCAATACCGCGCAGGCCATCATCGATGCGTACGTCACCTCCGGCAACGCCAAGTGGGAATTGAAATCGTCGCTCGTGCTGCTGCTGCCCCACGGCTACGAGGGGCAAGGGCCGGATCATTCGACCGGCCGGCTGGAGCGCTTCCTGCAAGCGGCGGCCGAGACCAATATCCGGGTCGCCAATGCCACGACGGCGGCCCAATATTTCCATCTGTTGCGCCGCCAGGCGGAGTTGTTGACCTCCGACCCGCTGCCGCTGATCGTGATGACGCCCAAGAGCCTGCTGCGTAACCCGCTGATCTACTCCGCCTTGCGCGAGTTGGCCGAGGGGCGCTGGCAGCCGGTGATCGACGACGCCCAGGCCGCGGCCGATCCGGCGGCGGTGCGCCGGATCATCCTGTGCAGCGGCAAGGTCTACGTCGATATGATCGCCGACAGCCGCCGCGCCGCGCGGCCCGACATCGCCCTGGCGCGGGTGGAGCAACTCTACCCGTTCCCGGCCGCCGAAGTGACCGCCATTTTACAAGCGTATCCGGGGGC
- the ggt gene encoding gamma-glutamyltransferase: MRFDAYSFPSRRSAVIARHGLVATSQPLAAQAGLDVLQAGGNAIDAAIATVATLCVVEPCSTGVGGDAFALIWSAAEGRLLGLNASGPAPAGLTADLLRGRGYGEFPARGGLPVTVPGAVRGWQLALERLGTMGLDTLLARPIAYARDGFPVSPMIGRAWARSAELLGRLPDSRRVWLPGGRAPHPAELFANPEFAATLQTLAERGYDALYLGEIAGQIAAAVRADGGVMTEDDLAAYRAEWVEPLTIDYRDGFAFHELPPNGQGLAALLALNIARGFDLRGMAYGSADYYHVLIEAMKLGFSDALAYIGDPRQAAVPVDALLSARYTRERRALIARESALWPQAGRPEGNDTVYLTVADAAGNMVSWIQSLYMGFGSGITAGGTGIQLQNRGANFSLEPGHPNEVAPGKRPYHTIIPGFITRDGRPWAGFGVMGGFMQPQGHLQVGVNLVEFGMDPQTALDAPRFNWLQGREVALEPAIGDSVRDELTRRGHALLPRGAAVSYGGGQAIIRDPDSGVLIGGSEPRNDGAAVGV; this comes from the coding sequence ATGAGATTCGATGCCTACTCGTTTCCCTCGCGCCGGTCGGCGGTGATTGCCCGCCACGGCCTTGTTGCCACCAGCCAGCCGCTGGCCGCGCAGGCCGGGCTGGACGTGTTGCAGGCCGGCGGTAACGCCATCGACGCGGCCATCGCCACCGTGGCGACGTTGTGCGTGGTGGAGCCGTGCTCGACCGGCGTGGGCGGCGATGCCTTCGCGCTCATCTGGTCGGCGGCCGAGGGGCGGCTACTGGGCCTGAACGCCAGCGGCCCGGCCCCGGCCGGGCTGACCGCCGATCTGCTGCGGGGGCGCGGCTACGGCGAATTTCCGGCGCGCGGCGGTCTGCCGGTCACCGTGCCGGGGGCGGTGCGCGGCTGGCAACTGGCGTTGGAACGCCTGGGCACGATGGGACTGGATACGCTCCTCGCCCGGCCCATCGCCTATGCCCGCGATGGCTTTCCGGTTAGCCCCATGATCGGCCGCGCCTGGGCGCGCTCGGCCGAGCTGCTGGGGCGGCTGCCCGATTCGCGGCGGGTATGGCTGCCCGGCGGTCGCGCGCCACACCCGGCCGAACTGTTTGCCAACCCGGAGTTTGCCGCCACACTGCAAACGCTGGCCGAGCGCGGCTATGATGCCCTGTACCTGGGCGAGATCGCCGGACAGATCGCCGCCGCCGTGCGCGCCGACGGCGGGGTGATGACCGAGGATGATTTGGCCGCCTATCGCGCCGAGTGGGTGGAGCCGTTGACCATCGACTACCGCGACGGGTTTGCCTTTCACGAACTTCCGCCCAATGGGCAGGGGTTGGCGGCGCTTCTGGCGCTCAACATCGCGCGGGGGTTTGATTTGCGCGGCATGGCCTATGGCTCGGCCGACTATTACCACGTGCTGATCGAGGCCATGAAATTGGGCTTCAGTGATGCCCTGGCCTACATCGGCGATCCGCGTCAGGCCGCCGTGCCGGTGGACGCGCTCTTGAGCGCCCGTTACACCCGCGAGCGGCGGGCATTGATCGCTCGCGAGTCGGCGCTGTGGCCGCAGGCCGGGCGGCCGGAGGGCAATGATACCGTCTATCTGACCGTGGCCGACGCGGCGGGCAACATGGTCAGTTGGATCCAGAGCCTCTACATGGGCTTCGGCAGCGGCATCACCGCCGGGGGCACGGGCATCCAGTTGCAGAATCGCGGGGCGAACTTCAGCCTGGAGCCGGGCCACCCCAACGAAGTCGCGCCAGGCAAGCGGCCGTATCACACCATCATCCCCGGCTTCATCACCCGCGACGGGCGGCCGTGGGCCGGCTTTGGCGTCATGGGCGGCTTCATGCAGCCGCAGGGGCATTTGCAGGTGGGGGTCAATCTGGTGGAGTTCGGCATGGATCCGCAGACGGCGCTGGACGCGCCGCGCTTCAACTGGCTACAGGGGCGGGAGGTAGCGCTGGAGCCGGCCATCGGCGACAGTGTGCGCGACGAACTGACCCGGCGGGGACATGCCCTGCTGCCGCGCGGGGCGGCCGTCTCCTATGGCGGCGGGCAGGCCATCATCCGCGACCCCGACAGCGGCGTGCTCATCGGCGGCAGCGAGCCGCGGAATGATGGGGCGGCGGTGGGGGTGTGA
- a CDS encoding RNA ligase, producing MIEQSSQNLTIETVEDVSRLVRAGFSDWAALGDVRVARDGDLLMFAYTPAAQYAARWNAFERMSRGLILDATTGAVVARPFDKFYNWGEGGRTADAPIDYVMEKMDGSLIICFHHRGQWRAATRGSFTSDQARWANERLARLPALADVPAHWTLLFEAVYPENRIVVDYRGRADLYLLAMRRRETGEYAPPDLLRQTAAALGVPMPVLYDQLDTIDGIHRALEGMTADEEGFVAVFKDGRRFKFKSAAYLELHKLVFGLTFRAAIDAVQTGKVEDVRRIVPEELRAEFDGWVAEVEGRVAEVKATVNAALAEAEVAGVRGDRKAFALWAAATYPALRFYLFAALDGKPLEPIIFRTEFKDRDGADGSPLR from the coding sequence ATGATCGAACAAAGTTCGCAAAACCTGACTATCGAGACCGTTGAGGACGTGAGCCGCCTGGTGCGCGCCGGGTTCAGCGACTGGGCCGCCCTGGGCGACGTGCGCGTGGCCCGCGACGGCGACCTGCTGATGTTCGCCTATACCCCGGCAGCCCAATATGCCGCGCGCTGGAACGCCTTCGAGCGCATGAGTCGCGGCCTCATCCTCGACGCCACCACCGGCGCGGTCGTGGCCCGTCCGTTCGACAAGTTTTACAACTGGGGCGAGGGCGGCCGAACGGCCGACGCGCCCATCGATTACGTGATGGAGAAGATGGACGGCTCGCTGATCATCTGCTTCCATCACCGGGGCCAATGGCGGGCGGCCACACGCGGCTCCTTCACCAGCGACCAGGCGCGCTGGGCCAACGAGCGGCTGGCGCGGCTCCCGGCGCTGGCCGACGTGCCGGCGCATTGGACGCTGCTGTTCGAGGCCGTCTATCCCGAAAACCGCATTGTCGTCGATTATCGCGGCCGGGCCGATCTCTACCTGCTGGCGATGCGCCGGCGCGAGACGGGCGAATATGCTCCGCCCGACCTGTTGCGCCAGACGGCGGCGGCCCTGGGCGTGCCCATGCCCGTCCTCTACGATCAGTTGGACACGATCGACGGCATCCACCGCGCCCTGGAAGGGATGACCGCCGACGAAGAGGGCTTCGTGGCCGTGTTCAAGGATGGGCGGCGCTTCAAGTTTAAGTCGGCCGCCTATCTGGAACTGCACAAGCTCGTCTTCGGCCTGACCTTCCGCGCCGCCATCGACGCTGTGCAGACCGGCAAGGTCGAGGACGTGCGCCGCATTGTGCCCGAGGAGTTGCGCGCTGAGTTCGACGGCTGGGTAGCCGAGGTCGAGGGGCGCGTGGCCGAGGTGAAGGCAACGGTGAACGCGGCGCTGGCCGAGGCCGAAGTGGCCGGCGTGCGGGGGGATCGCAAGGCGTTCGCCCTGTGGGCCGCGGCCACCTATCCGGCCCTGCGCTTCTACCTCTTCGCCGCCCTCGACGGCAAGCCGCTGGAGCCGATCATCTTCCGCACCGAGTTCAAGGATCGCGACGGGGCCGACGGGTCGCCGCTACGGTAG
- a CDS encoding FtsK/SpoIIIE domain-containing protein, with protein sequence MDTEPTSETRLRHQLDVQTQQINRVLNHHRIPATIAGGEVQSRVVNFDLQTQIAAGREQVRRLKNDLKTALGVGDVGLSQGDGRWRLRVARPDEAAVPLLKLLATVPVIPPVTAAIGLAEGGAPVLVRFSPGRVGHVLIAGEPGAGKTSLLRAMAAGLALTNRQSTLQLQVLDPCADTYKPANATTTPLLPLGYLPHIMTDPALGIENCTGVIHFLAEEMNYRRRDKATTPRIIVFIDHFLTLLDAGRSARDDLLRLMQYGAAAGIHLVLATDRPDSPLLDATVKATMSLRLIGRLSDPAVARRLAGLPLEQAAQLYGEGDFLRVMGEEITYFQAAYIGDYDLHLKLMEIANANRPRLLARPFSLRPQVNKGKKKPDKEPQSFTMRDGVVDLDSPDDDPPLEIVDEDSANLPF encoded by the coding sequence ATGGACACAGAACCCACTTCTGAAACGAGGTTGCGCCACCAGTTGGACGTGCAGACCCAGCAGATCAACCGGGTGCTGAACCATCATCGCATCCCGGCGACCATCGCCGGCGGCGAAGTCCAATCGCGGGTGGTCAACTTCGATTTGCAAACCCAAATCGCCGCCGGGCGGGAGCAGGTGCGCCGCCTGAAAAACGATCTCAAGACCGCCCTGGGTGTCGGCGACGTGGGCCTGTCCCAGGGCGACGGCCGCTGGCGCTTGCGCGTGGCTCGCCCCGACGAGGCCGCTGTGCCGTTATTGAAGCTGTTGGCGACCGTACCCGTGATACCCCCGGTGACGGCGGCTATCGGTCTGGCCGAGGGCGGCGCGCCGGTGCTGGTGCGCTTCTCGCCCGGTCGGGTGGGCCACGTCCTGATCGCCGGCGAACCGGGGGCGGGCAAAACATCGCTGCTGCGGGCCATGGCCGCCGGGTTGGCCCTGACGAACCGGCAATCGACATTGCAGTTACAAGTGCTCGACCCGTGCGCGGACACATATAAACCGGCCAATGCGACCACCACGCCCCTCCTGCCCCTGGGCTACCTGCCGCATATCATGACCGATCCGGCATTGGGTATCGAGAATTGTACCGGCGTGATCCACTTCCTGGCGGAGGAGATGAATTACCGCCGCCGCGACAAGGCCACTACCCCGCGCATCATCGTGTTCATCGACCATTTTCTGACATTGTTGGATGCAGGCAGATCAGCGCGGGATGATCTCCTGCGGCTGATGCAATACGGCGCGGCAGCAGGTATCCACCTTGTCCTGGCGACCGACCGGCCCGACTCGCCGCTGCTCGACGCCACGGTGAAGGCCACCATGTCGTTGCGTCTCATCGGCCGCCTCAGCGACCCGGCGGTGGCCCGCCGCCTGGCCGGTCTGCCGCTGGAGCAAGCCGCCCAGCTCTATGGCGAGGGCGACTTTCTGCGTGTCATGGGTGAGGAAATTACCTATTTCCAGGCCGCTTACATCGGCGATTACGATCTCCATCTGAAGTTGATGGAGATAGCCAACGCCAACCGGCCGCGTCTGTTAGCGCGACCGTTCAGTTTACGGCCGCAGGTGAATAAGGGTAAGAAAAAACCCGACAAGGAACCGCAATCGTTTACCATGCGCGATGGTGTCGTCGACCTCGACTCGCCCGACGACGATCCGCCGCTGGAAATTGTCGATGAAGATTCGGCCAACTTGCCATTTTAA
- the lexA gene encoding transcriptional repressor LexA, with product MMTEKPLSKRQQNILQFTRGYMDDHGRPPTIREIGKAVGINSTSVVNYNLGKLEEKGYLDRDPDVSRGLRLTEKADGLAQAVSQTATVIRNAVDRFIKIPLVGDIVAGRPVMTGNDTFSTYDEEDAVELSRAMLSEKPDGLFALRVRGDSMIDAMVNDGDIVILKPQYEAKNGDMVAVWLRNDTTTLKHFYNEGTRVRLQPANPTMDAIYVNPEEVQVQGRVLMVLRQTA from the coding sequence ATGATGACTGAAAAACCTCTCTCCAAACGGCAGCAAAATATCCTACAATTCACGCGGGGCTATATGGACGACCACGGCCGACCGCCCACCATTCGTGAGATCGGCAAGGCCGTCGGCATCAATTCTACCTCGGTCGTGAATTATAATCTCGGCAAGCTCGAGGAAAAAGGGTATCTCGACCGCGACCCGGACGTTTCGCGCGGCTTACGCCTGACGGAAAAGGCCGACGGGCTGGCCCAGGCGGTTAGCCAGACGGCCACGGTCATTCGCAATGCCGTCGACCGCTTCATCAAAATCCCGCTGGTAGGTGACATCGTCGCCGGCCGCCCGGTGATGACCGGCAACGACACCTTCAGCACCTACGACGAAGAGGACGCGGTCGAACTCAGTCGCGCCATGCTGTCGGAGAAGCCCGATGGCCTCTTCGCCCTGCGCGTTCGCGGCGATTCGATGATCGACGCCATGGTCAATGACGGCGACATCGTCATCCTGAAGCCCCAATATGAGGCCAAGAACGGCGATATGGTGGCCGTCTGGTTGCGCAACGACACGACAACCCTGAAGCATTTCTACAACGAAGGGACCCGCGTTCGCCTGCAACCGGCCAATCCGACGATGGATGCTATCTACGTCAATCCCGAAGAGGTGCAGGTTCAGGGGCGCGTCCTGATGGTGCTGCGCCAGACAGCTTGA